The Montipora foliosa isolate CH-2021 chromosome 14, ASM3666993v2, whole genome shotgun sequence genome window below encodes:
- the LOC137985309 gene encoding G2/M phase-specific E3 ubiquitin-protein ligase-like: MHNCAAIKAGKFKLLGMMAGMSMVDGGPGLPVFSESVFHYIAKGTPRVVEVEDVPDPVVRKNLSQLRLVQTTEDLRNMVTSEDFVFLLDCGFPKPLALLQLAERDEVVECAIVHYTHYRIRGELDQLKEGLAKVGVLEAITRDPDLFKPLFCWDSSLQVTTGYIRWLFDPKLSEVGSNARSQEEDLLYNWEEYLKEIDDEGRARAADTEVTLEELFAFLTGSHSIPPMGFERPGSIVFIPLENPKESRLPSVSTCIPQLSIPICNYILEDFDNFKKQINLAVLGSMEFGQP; this comes from the exons ATGCATAATTGCGCAGCGATTAAAGCTGGGAAATTTAAGCTACTAGGAATGATGGCAGGAATGTCAATGGTTGATGGAGGCCCAGGATTACCGGTTTTTTCAGAATCTGTTTTTCATTACATTGCAAAAGGCACCCCTCGGGTGGTTGAAGTAGAGGATGTGCCTGATCCTGTAGTGCGCAAGAATCTCTCACAG CTGAGATTAGTTCAAACAACAGAAGACTTAAGAAATATGGTCACCAGTGAAGACTTTGTGTTCCTGTTAGATTGTGGATTCCCAAAACCCTTGGCATTATTACAGCTAGCTGAAAGAGATGAGGTAGTGGAATGTGCAATAGTTCATTACACTCATTACAGAATTCGAGGAGAACTTGACCAACTGAAGGAAGGACTCGCCAAAGTAGGGGTTCTGGAGGCAATAACAAGAGACCCAGACCTATTCAAACCGCTCTTTTGCTGGGATAGCAGCCTACAAGTAACTACAGGATACATTAGATGGTTATTTGACCCTAAATTGTCTGAAGTTGGCAGCAACGCTCGGAGTCAGGAGGAAGATCTCCTCTATAACTGGGAAGAATACCTTAAAGAAATAG ATGACGAGGGGAGAGCACGAGCCGCTGACACAGAAGTGACCTTGGAAGAGCTATTTGCATTTTTGACTGGTTCTCACAGCATTCCTCCAATGGGATTTGAAAGACCCGGCTCCATCGTCTTCATCCCATTAGAGAACCCAAAGGAAAGTCGTCTTCCTTCTGTATCCACTTGTATCCCACAATTATCAATCCCCATCTGCAATTACATTCTTGAAGATTTCGacaatttcaaaaagcaaattAACCTCGCTGTTCTGGGATCCATGGAATTTGGACAACCATGA
- the LOC137984532 gene encoding uncharacterized protein: protein MMVNNQYDEAVLSKEEDDGNSVTEVQERSQRDSIEVDDIADGEVVLAEDHINRNATSECQTQSLQETITSGPEQNTHQKENRVKLQEELRGLVNALFPGSLEDPANRQLVNIRRRKLWQDACRAFGSPTFDVSRGIRVHFIGETGVDGGGPRREFYRK, encoded by the exons ATGATGGTCAATAATCAATACGATGAAGCCGTTTTAAGCAAAGAG GAGGACGATGGAAACTCAGTAACGGAAGTACAAGAAAGATCACAAAG AGACTCTATTGAAGTGGACGATATTGCCGATGGCGAAGTTGTGCTAGCTGAGGACCACATCAACAGAAATGCTACTTCAGAGTGCCAGACCCAATCTCTGCAGGAAACAATCACTAGTGGACCTGAACAAAACACACACCAAAAGGAGAACAG GGTTAAGTTACAAGAGGAACTGCGCGGTCTCGTCAATGCCCTCTTCCCTGGTTCCTTGGAAGATCCAGCAAACCGGCAACTAGTTAACATAAGGAGAAGAAAGTTATGGCAGGACGCATGCCGTGCCTTTGGCTCGCCAACATTTGATGTGTCAAGAGGTATTCGAGTACATTTCATTGGTGAAACTGGTGTAGATGGGGGAGGCCCTCGACGCGAATTTTACAG GAAGTGA
- the LOC137984533 gene encoding adenosine receptor A3-like, producing MSINATLTEIVGKKTYPEYVCSESITVGIDHHLIFLLTFFVFLCIFTSLGNALILVVLRKESTLGSPSKLLLRSLAASDFCVGMLSDPLYAISLVSAINGHWRVCYYAFSLTVVVTYALCSVSLLTTSAISVDRLLALSLGMRYRETVTIKRVYGIVITFWVLATIGCAAYVKSSQFTRRFIQAVLLICLSVSMFSHTMIFFNLRQHRTRVQDRRSPEDPPLACSSLQSEVNIAKHKRAVSSVLWIQLALLICYLPYTVIVALLSIRGELSQTLVLSQKYAGVFVLVNSSLNPLLYCWKILEVRQAVVATLKKWCCSSI from the coding sequence ATGTCAATCAACGCGACCCTTACAGAAATTGTTGGGAAGAAGACATACCCAGAGTACGTCTGCTCAGAAAGCATCACCGTAGGAATCGACCACCATCTGATATTTCTcttaactttttttgtttttctgtgcATTTTTACATCTTTGGGAAACGCCTTAATACTAGTTGTCCTCCGGAAAGAGTCTACGCTTGGTTCACCGTCCAAACTGTTGCTTCGCAGCTTAGCAGCAAGTGATTTCTGTGTCGGTATGCTTTCCGATCCCTTATATGCTATCTCTTTGGTGTCTGCAATAAATGGGCACTGGAGAGTTTGCTACTACGCATTTTCCCTTACTGTTGTAGTAACTTATGCCTTGTGTTCAGTGTCGTTGTTGACCACGAGTGCTATAAGCGTGGACAGACTTCTGGCTTTGTCATTGGGAATGAGGTACAGGGAAACCGTAACTATAAAACGTGTGTACGGAATAGTTATAACGTTTTGGGTTTTGGCTACTATCGGCTGTGCTGCCTACGTAAAGAGTTCTCAGTTTACCAGAAGGTTTATACAAGCAGTCTTATTAATTTGTCTGTCAGTCTCCATGTTCTCACACACAATGATTTTCTTTAATCTCCGTCAACATCGCACTCGAGTTCAAGACAGGCGCTCTCCTGAAGATCCACCTTTAGCATGTAGTAGTCTGCAAAGTGAAGTGAACATAGCAAAACATAAAAGGGCGGTGTCCAGTGTGTTATGGATTCAGCTTGCGTTGCTGATTTGTTATCTCCCTTACACGGTGATCGTAGCATTGCTGAGCATCAGAGGTGAACTGTCCCAAACTCTTGTTTTAAGTCAGAAATATGCAGGGGTTTTCGTCTTAGTAAACTCTTCATTGAACCCACTTCTCTACTGTTGGAAGATTTTAGAAGTAAGACAAGCTGTCGTGGCGACATTGAAAAAATGGTGCTGTTCATCGATTTAG